In one Macaca fascicularis isolate 582-1 chromosome 6, T2T-MFA8v1.1 genomic region, the following are encoded:
- the FLT4 gene encoding vascular endothelial growth factor receptor 3 isoform X4, which translates to MFAQRSLRRRRQRDLMPQCRDWRAVTTQDAVNPIESLDTWTEFVEGKNKTVSKLVIQNANVSAMYKCVVSNKVGQDERLIYFYVTTIPDGFSIESKPSEELLEGQPVLLSCQADSYKYEHLRWYRLNLSTLHDAHGNPLLLDCKNVHLFATPLAASLEEVAPGARHATLSLSIPRVAPEHEGHYVCEVQDRRSHDKHCHKKYLSVQALEAPRLTQNLTDLLVNVSDSLEMQCLVAGAHAPSIVWYKDERLLEEKSGVDLADSNQKLSIQRVREEDAGRYLCSVCNAKGCVNSSASVAVEGSEDKGSMEIVILVGTGVIAVFFWVLLLLIFCNMRRPAHADIKTGYLSIIMDPGEVPLEEQCEYLSYDASQWEFPRERLHLGRVLGYGAFGKVVEASAFGINKGSSCDTVAVKMLKEGATASEHRALMSELKILIHIGNHLNVVNLLGACTKPKGPLMVIVEYCKYGNLSNFLRAKRETFSPHAEKSPEQRGRIRAMVELARLDRRPGSSDRVLFARFPKNEGGARRASPDQDAEDLWLSPLTMEDLVCYSFQVARGMEFLASRKCIHRDLAARNILLSESDVVKICDFGLARDIYKDPDYVRKGSARLPLKWMAPESIFDKVYTTQSDVWSFGVLLWEIFSLGASPYPGVQINEEFCQRLRDGTRMRAPELATPAIRRIMLNCWSGDPKARPAFSELVEILGDLLQGGGLQEEEEACMAPRGSQSSEEGSFSQVSTVALHIAQADAEDSPPSLQRHSLAARYYNWVSFPGCLARGTQTHGSSRMKTFEEFPMTPMTYKASVDNQTDSGMVLASEEFEQIESRHRRESGFRTSKRNQEYGRSMKVDKECDH; encoded by the exons ATGTTTGCCCAGCGGAGTCT ccggcggcggcggcagcgagACCTCATGCCACAGTGCCGTGACTGGAGGGCAGTGACCACGCAGGACGCCGTGAACCCCATCGAGAGCCTGGACACCTGGACCGAGTTTGTGGAGGGGAAGAATAAG ACTGTGAGCAAGCTGGTGATCCAGAATGCCAACGTGTCCGCCATGTACAAGTGTGTGGTCTCCAACAAGGTGGGCCAGGATGAGCGGCTCATCTACTTCTATGTGACCA CCATCCCCGACGGCTTCAGCATCGAATCCAAGCCATCCGAGGAGCTACTAGAGGGCCAGCCCGTGCTCCTGAGCTGCCAAGCCGACAGCTACAAGTACGAGCATCTGCGCTGGTACCGCCTCAACCTGTCCACGCTGCACGATGCGCACGGGAACCCGCTGCTGCTCGACTGCAAGAACGTGCATCTGTTCGCCACCCCTCTGGCCGCCAGCCTGGAGGAGGTGGCGCCTGGGGCGCGCCACGCCACGCTCAGCCTGAGTATCCCCCGCGTCGCGCCCGAGCATGAGGGCCACTATGTGTGCGAAGTGCAAGACCGGCGCAGCCATGACAAGCACTGCCACAAGAAGTACCTGTCGGTGCAGG ccctggagGCCCCTCGGCTCACGCAGAACTTGACCGACCTCCTGGTGAACGTGAGCGACTCCCTGGAGATGCAGTGCTTGGTGGCCGGAGCGCACGCGCCCAGCATCGTGTGGTACAAAGACGAGAGGCTGCTGGAGGAAAAGTCTG GAGTCGACTTGGCGGACTCCAACCAGAAGCTGAGTATCCAGCGCGTGCGCGAGGAGGATGCGGGTCGCTATCTGTGCAGCGTGTGCAACGCCAAGGGCTGCGTCAACTCCTCCGCCAGCGTGGCCGTGGAAG GCTCTGAAGATAAGGGCAGCATGGAGATCGTGATCCTTGTCGGTACCGGGGTCATCGCTGTCTTCTTCtgggtcctcctcctcctcatcttctgTAACATGAGGAGG CCGGCCCACGCAGACATCAAGACGGGCTACCTGTCCATCATCATGGACCCCGGGGAGGTGCCTCTGGAGGAGCAATGCGAATACCTGTCCTACGACGCCAGCCAGTGGGAGTTCCCCCGAGAGCGGCTGCACCTGG GGAGAGTGCTCGGCTACGGCGCCTTCGGGAAGGTGGTGGAAGCCTCCGCTTTCGGCATCAACAAGGGCAGCAGCTGTGACACCGTGGCCGTGAAAATGCTGAAAG AGGGCGCCACAGCCAGCGAGCACCGCGCGCTGATGTCGGAGCTCAAGATCCTGATTCACATCGGGAACCACCTCAACGTGGTCAACCTCCTGGGGGCGTGCACCAAGCCCAAGG GGCCCCTCATGGTGATCGTGGAGTACTGCAAGTACGGCAACCTCTCCAACTTCCTGCGCGCCAAGCGGGAGACCTTCAGCCCCCACGCA GAGAAGTCTCCCGAGCAGCGCGGACGCATCCGCGCCATGGTGGAGCTGGCCAGGCTGGATCGGAGGCCAGGGAGCAGCGACAGGGTCCTCTTTGCTCGTTTCCCGAAGAACGAGGGCGGAGCGAGGCGGGCTTCTCCAGACCAAGACG CTGAGGACCTGTGGCTGAGCCCGCTGACCATGGAAGATCTTGTCTGCTACAGCTTCCAGGTGGCCAGAGGGATGGAGTTCCTGGCTTCCCGAAAG TGCATCCACAGAGACCTGGCTGCTCGGAACATTCTGCTGTCAGAAAGCGACGTGGTGAAGATCTGTGACTTTGGCCTTGCCCGGGACATCTACAAAGACCCTGATTACGTCCGCAAGGGCAGT GCCCGGCTGCCGCTGAAGTGGATGGCCCCTGAAAGCATCTTTGACAAGGTGTACACCACGCAGAGTGACGTGTGGTCCTTTGGGGTGCTGCTCTGGGAGATCTTCTCTCTGG GGGCCTCCCCATACCCTGGGGTGCAGATCAATGAGGAGTTCTGCCAGCGGCTGAGAGACGGCACGAGGATGAGGGCCCCGGAGCTGGCCACTCCTGCCAT ACGCCGTATCATGCTGAACTGCTGGTCTGGAGACCCCAAGGCGAGACCTGCGTTCTCGGAGCTGGTGGAGATCCTGGGGGACCTGCTCCAGGGCGGGGGCCTGCAA gaggaagaggaggcctGCATGGCCCCACGTGGCTCTCAGAGCTCAGAAGAGGGCAGCTTCTCACAGGTGTCCACCGTGGCCCTACACATCGCCCAGGCTGACGCTGAGGACAGCCCACCAAGCCTGCAGCGCCACAGCCTGGCCGCCAG GTATTACAACTGGGTGTCCTTTCCCGGGTGCCTGGCCAGAGGGACTCAGACCCATGGTTCCTCCCGGATGAAGACATTTGAAGAATTCCCCATGACCCCAATGACCTACAAGGCCTCTGTG GACAACCAGACGGACAGTGGGATGGTGCTGGCCTCGGAGGAGTTTGAGCAGATAGAGAGCAGGCATAGACGAGAAAGCGGCTTCAG aacttcaaagaggaaccaggagtacGGGAGGAGCATGAAGGTGGACAAGGAgtgtgaccactga